The Gammaproteobacteria bacterium nucleotide sequence GGATGGGATTCAAGTACTCTATTGTCCACTCATTGCGACTGTACTCGTAGGTGTAAGTCCTTCTTTCCCTAGCTTCGTCAGGCCGCAAATCAAAAACTGAAGCGCCGTGGAATTCCTCGTTCAACCCGAGAACGGAAGCGATAGTGGCCGGCGTGTCAATAATCGAGCTCGGTGCCAGGGACATCTGCAGAGCGCCGCTGGCACCCGGTGGCTTGATCGCCATCAGCGGCAGCGCCTGCGCCACATCCCTGATGGTCATCACGATGGGCTTTCCGTCCCCTACTAGTCCTGCGGGCTGTACCCAGGCACCGTGATCGGCCTGGAGAATGATCATGGCATCATCGTAAATACCGAACTCTTTCATCTTTTCTAGCAAGCCGACTACTTCGATTAGACTACATTTAGCCTGGATTTTGACCGTCGCTCGCACGGTCGGCAGTACGCGCCCGACATATTCGCAGTTCTCATTCGCCACCATAGGTTCGTGGCTCAACATCAAGTGGAATAGCTTGTAAACCGGAGTCGATCTGTTTGCCGACATGTTGTCTTTCATCTGACGTAGGAAGGCATTATGCGAGAAAAACTGCAGCTGCATGTATTTCGAATCGCTCAAAAGAGACTGGATTAGCCAGAGCTGATCGTTATACACATACCTCTTCAGGAAATGAGGGACAAGCCGAAACAATACGAGATCGAGAAGCTTAGCGGAATCATCGCGCTCGTACTCGGGCGCAGTCACATGAGAATTTACCGGTATGTTGTAAGCGTTGGTGTAACTGCCTTTAGCGTACATACCGACCAAGAGCGCTGGGCCAGCAAGATCTATCTCGTAACCAGCATTGTGCGCAGCATTCAAGATCGTCTTACCACTGATAGTCTCGTCGATAAATCTATCCGTGGGCATATGATTTCGGTAAATCCTCCCACTCAAGAGAGCGGGAACCGTCATATGTGTATACGGAAACACACCCAGGTTTTCTCTAAAGAAGACAAAACCTTTCAACGCAGATCTGAAGTGCGCTCCATCCTCACGATCGCTAACGATTTCCTCGAATACGTCGGACTGAAATCCGTCGGCGATGATGTGCACCACGTTCTTATGGGAGGAGAACCGCTGCATTTCCATTAGCGCGTCGGCAGAGAACTTCTTGTCGGCTTTTTCCGCCAATGCGGGGCGATTCTGAATACCCACAACTAGAGCAAAGATTAGCTGCAGAGAAAAAGTTGCAACCGCCAGATAAACAATCGGCTTCCCGATACGGTGCTGAAAAACAATGCCGATCAGGATCACGCCAAACCAGATTCCCAGATCTATCCACCCGCGCCATGAATCCTGTGCCCAATCGATACTCCGGCCATTCATTAACCCGTATTCCCACACGAGTATGTTACCCTGGACCCAAAGCAGTAGACTGATTACAGCGAGCAGGATTAGGTAGCGGCGGAAAACTGAGGTGCTCATGACCGCGCCGACCAACCCAAACGCGGCGATGAGGAATATGGCGGGGCGAAGGTAAAAGCTCAGGATCGTTGTGAACGAGACCGTGAACTCATCGAAGTTGCCAACATACAAAGTGAAGGGGGCAAACAAAAAGACATGGGACGCCAGGATGGCGCCTAGGCCCATTGCCTTGACTGTTTGCAATTGGCGACCACCGATCATTCTCGATACCTCAGATTGCGTGAACTCACCACATCAGCGCCGTTTGAACCAATATAACCGGCGCTCGGCTGCAGACACGGTAACGGACTTAAAGATTGTCGCCTTTGCTTCCAGGGCACTGACAAACGATTGTTC carries:
- a CDS encoding sulfatase-like hydrolase/transferase gives rise to the protein MIGGRQLQTVKAMGLGAILASHVFLFAPFTLYVGNFDEFTVSFTTILSFYLRPAIFLIAAFGLVGAVMSTSVFRRYLILLAVISLLLWVQGNILVWEYGLMNGRSIDWAQDSWRGWIDLGIWFGVILIGIVFQHRIGKPIVYLAVATFSLQLIFALVVGIQNRPALAEKADKKFSADALMEMQRFSSHKNVVHIIADGFQSDVFEEIVSDREDGAHFRSALKGFVFFRENLGVFPYTHMTVPALLSGRIYRNHMPTDRFIDETISGKTILNAAHNAGYEIDLAGPALLVGMYAKGSYTNAYNIPVNSHVTAPEYERDDSAKLLDLVLFRLVPHFLKRYVYNDQLWLIQSLLSDSKYMQLQFFSHNAFLRQMKDNMSANRSTPVYKLFHLMLSHEPMVANENCEYVGRVLPTVRATVKIQAKCSLIEVVGLLEKMKEFGIYDDAMIILQADHGAWVQPAGLVGDGKPIVMTIRDVAQALPLMAIKPPGASGALQMSLAPSSIIDTPATIASVLGLNEEFHGASVFDLRPDEARERRTYTYEYSRNEWTIEYLNPIQEFIVSGSVFDTATWRHGDQFLPNGVVNKR